GGGTCCTGGCCCGCTTCCCCGCGCTGGTGCGCGACCTGGCGCGCGAGCAGGGAAAGCAGGTGCACGTGGTGCTGGAGGGGGAGGACACGCAGCTCGACAAGTCCACCGCGGACGCCCTGGCCGAGCCCCTGCTGCACCTGGTCCGCAACGCCGTGGACCACGGCATCGAGACGCCCGCGGAGCGGGAGGCCGCCGGGAAGCCGCCGCAGGCCACCCTGGCGCTGCGGGCCGCGCAGGAGGGCGACCGGGTGCGGATCGAGGTGGAGGACGACGGGCGCGGGCTCGACCGGGCGCGGATCGCCGCCCGGGCGCGCGAGGAGGGGATCGTTCCCGCGGGGGGCGAGGACGGCGAAGGAGTGGAAGAGCTGATCTTCCGGCCCGGTTTTTCCACCCGCCGCACGGCGAGCACCACTTCGGGGCGCGGGATCGGGCTGGACGCGGTGCGCGGCGCGGTGTCGCGGCTGCGGGGGAGCGTGGAGGTGGAGGCGGGCGAGGAGGGCGGGACGCGGTTCGTGCTCCGCCTCCCGCTCACGGTGGCGCTCGTCCCCGCGCTCTTCTTCGAGGCCGCGGGAGAGCGGCTCGCCGTCCCCTCCGCGGACGTGGAGGAGTCGCTGCGCGGTGCCGAGGTGGAGCGGGTGGGCGCGGCGGAGGTGGTGCGCATCCGGGGGGAGACCCTCCCGCTGGCCCGCCCGGGGCGGATCTTCGGGTGGGACGACGGGGACGGCGCGCCCCCGCGCTTCCTGGTGGTGGTGCGGAGCGGGACGCGCGCCGTGGCGCTGGCCGCGGACCGCCTGCTGGAGCAGCGCCCCGCCACCGTGCGCGCCCTCCCCGGAGCGCTGGGGAGCCCGCGGGGAGTGTCGGGGGCGACGGTCGCGCCGGACGGGCGGGTGGTGCTGGTGGTGGACGCTGCGGCCATGGTGGAGCTGAACGTGGACCTGTATCGCGGAGGGGCCGGTGTCGAGTGAGCGCAGGCGCATCCTGGTGGTGGAGGACAGCCCCATGATGTGCCGGATGTACCGCCTGGTGCTGGGAGCGGAGAACGACGTCCGGTTTGCCGCCAACGGCGTGGAGGGGCTGGACCTGGCCGCGCAGGAGCCCGACGTGGACCTCCTGATCGTGGACATCAACATGCCCCACATGGACGGGCTGGAGTTCGTGCGCCGCCTGCGGACCGAGCTGGGGATGACGCGCCCGGCGGTGCTGGTGAGCTCCACCGAGTCCGGGGAGGAGGACCGCCGGCTGGCGCGCGAGGCCGGGGCCGACGCCTTCCTGGCGAAGCCCTGGACCGCGGAGGAGCTCCGCCGGGCGGTGCGCGAGCGGACGGGGCAGGGCGGGTGAGCGCGGTCACGGTGCGGCTGGGGGCGGCGGAGTTCGGCCTTCCCATGGAGCGGGTGCGCGCCGTGCTGCGTCCCCCGCCCCTGACCCGCGTCCCCTTCCCCCCGCCGGACGTGGCGGGGCTGGTGCACCTCCGGGGCGCGCTGGTGGCGGTGCTGGACCTGGGGACCCGGCTCCGCTCCGGTCCGGCGCGCCGCCCGGGGCGGCTGGTGGTGGTCGCCCGCGGGGACGGGGGGGAGCCGCTGGCCCTCCTGGTGGATGCCGTGGCGGGGACCGTGGAGACCGGGGACCTCGTGGACCCGCCCCCCGCCGAGGCCGTGGCCGCCCTCCCGGACGGGTGGCTGGAGGGAGTGGTGCGATCCGCGGAGGGGCGGCCGGTGGCGCTCCTCCACCTCGACAACGTGCTCGCCGGAGTGGACGCATGACGCGCCTGACGGAGTGGTTCCGCGACGCCTCCATCCGCAAGAAGATCATCGTGGGCTTCGCCCCGGTGCTCCTCCTGATGGTCCTGATCGCCGTGGTAGTGCTCCGGCAGGTGCAGACGATCGCCGAGGCCAACCGCTCCTTCCAGAGCGCGGAGACGGTGCTGAACGACGTGCAGACCGCGGAGCTGGCCTTCCTGGAGCGCGCCTCCGCCCTGCGCGACTTCGCCATCACCGGCCAGGAGGAGGCGCTGGAGCCGTACCGGGAGGCCGACCGCCGCCTGAGCCAGGCGCTCGGGCGGGCACGCGAGGTCGCGGTGGACCCCATC
This is a stretch of genomic DNA from Longimicrobiaceae bacterium. It encodes these proteins:
- a CDS encoding ATP-binding protein, with the protein product AGVRRALLDRVEALAAAADASVRTATDLRMVPAGRVLARFPALVRDLAREQGKQVHVVLEGEDTQLDKSTADALAEPLLHLVRNAVDHGIETPAEREAAGKPPQATLALRAAQEGDRVRIEVEDDGRGLDRARIAARAREEGIVPAGGEDGEGVEELIFRPGFSTRRTASTTSGRGIGLDAVRGAVSRLRGSVEVEAGEEGGTRFVLRLPLTVALVPALFFEAAGERLAVPSADVEESLRGAEVERVGAAEVVRIRGETLPLARPGRIFGWDDGDGAPPRFLVVVRSGTRAVALAADRLLEQRPATVRALPGALGSPRGVSGATVAPDGRVVLVVDAAAMVELNVDLYRGGAGVE
- a CDS encoding response regulator produces the protein MSSERRRILVVEDSPMMCRMYRLVLGAENDVRFAANGVEGLDLAAQEPDVDLLIVDINMPHMDGLEFVRRLRTELGMTRPAVLVSSTESGEEDRRLAREAGADAFLAKPWTAEELRRAVRERTGQGG
- a CDS encoding chemotaxis protein CheW yields the protein MSAVTVRLGAAEFGLPMERVRAVLRPPPLTRVPFPPPDVAGLVHLRGALVAVLDLGTRLRSGPARRPGRLVVVARGDGGEPLALLVDAVAGTVETGDLVDPPPAEAVAALPDGWLEGVVRSAEGRPVALLHLDNVLAGVDA